One stretch of Bacillus marinisedimentorum DNA includes these proteins:
- a CDS encoding cellobiose phosphorylase yields MEKYRFSDDQYFVIEQYDQAKTFASFLPGIAGLYGIPIWSFFVNRGQAMASFGVKDKDHAIMEFYPANQAYQQVSKTGFRTFIKVFGDKGSSIFEPFSPYRTVNGNPARTMYIKENELKIEEVNDTFGVKTTVTYFTLPNERFGALVRHVQIENISGGKLALEVLDGIPAVIPYGITNSAYKEVGNTLKSWMDVDNRDHHIPFYKVRSSTGDTAEVEEITNGHFYLSFGEDGKLIDPIVDISLIFGEESSLTFPDAFADQSVDEMKQTEPVTSNKVPCGFSGLSVSLEPGAKKKFYTLVGHAKDIETVNEKANEIADFDYMNGKYEANGTLVTDLTRDVSTRTGSSLFDAYTKQSYLDNLLRGGYPVSLSKGPDDSFIYYVYSRKHGDLERDYNFFSVAPEYFSQGNGNFRDVNQNRRNDIFFHPETGDHNIKLFMNLIQPDGYNPLVVKGSRFVLSKPGETGWVREIFNNEADAFAIEQKLASSYTPGDLFQTILDEKMPMAVSLPEFLQETLARSTQQIEAEFGEGYWIDHWTYNLDLIENYLKVYPDNKEHLLFEDNSYMYFSSRAFVNPRSEKAVLADGKVRQYGSVSENHSQSGPQWVMTKDGETYTTNLFSKLFSLALIKFSTLDPFGMGIEMEANKPGWNDSMNGLPGMFGSAMSETLELKRLLKFIIKQKDSPQKQIQLPVEVAALLDGVMDALAEFNNNGLTQFDYWDKTSTIREAYRYEVKEGFSGSERSVDLHELTSIAETLLEKVAEGIEQAKQHGDGLIPTYFSYEAADWEKVLDDSGEGKRNAGGYPVVKVNSFNVAVLPHFLEGPAREMKSEQGKTAAAIYRSVKESEIYDDRLNMYKTSASLESQSIEIGRARAFTPGWLERESVFMHMEFKYLLGMLKAGLYDEFFEDLAHALPPFLDPGSYGRSPLENSSFIASSVNPDPTVHGRGFVARLSGTTSEFLSMWVTMMAGKELFKLENGSLTLELQPILPGWLFDESGRVEFQLLGTIPVTYHNPSGKHTFGDDGVKPDQFVIHFEDGKTVTEHDKIREPYSLAIRDGKAKKIDVYLK; encoded by the coding sequence TTGGAAAAATACAGATTTAGTGATGATCAATACTTTGTCATTGAACAATATGATCAGGCAAAGACCTTTGCAAGTTTTTTACCGGGTATCGCCGGATTGTATGGGATTCCGATCTGGTCGTTTTTTGTAAACCGCGGCCAGGCGATGGCCAGTTTTGGCGTGAAGGATAAAGATCATGCCATCATGGAATTCTATCCGGCGAACCAGGCTTATCAGCAAGTTTCCAAAACCGGTTTCAGGACGTTCATCAAGGTGTTCGGCGATAAAGGGAGCTCGATATTCGAACCTTTTTCACCTTATCGTACGGTCAACGGCAACCCTGCGAGAACGATGTACATTAAAGAAAATGAATTGAAAATTGAAGAGGTCAATGACACTTTTGGCGTGAAAACGACGGTCACGTACTTTACACTGCCGAATGAACGGTTCGGGGCGCTTGTACGGCATGTGCAAATTGAAAACATTTCCGGGGGCAAGCTCGCTCTTGAAGTGCTGGACGGAATTCCGGCGGTGATTCCATATGGCATCACGAACTCGGCTTACAAAGAAGTGGGGAATACGTTAAAAAGCTGGATGGATGTTGACAATCGTGACCATCACATTCCATTTTACAAGGTCCGGTCATCGACAGGTGATACAGCCGAAGTCGAAGAAATCACAAACGGGCATTTTTATTTATCGTTTGGAGAAGATGGAAAACTCATTGATCCCATTGTCGACATTTCGCTGATTTTTGGCGAGGAAAGTTCACTTACCTTTCCGGATGCATTCGCTGACCAATCGGTTGATGAGATGAAGCAAACGGAACCGGTGACATCGAATAAGGTGCCGTGCGGGTTTTCAGGACTGAGCGTATCGCTTGAGCCGGGCGCTAAAAAAAAGTTTTATACGCTTGTTGGCCATGCAAAAGATATCGAAACCGTTAATGAAAAAGCAAATGAAATTGCGGATTTCGATTACATGAACGGCAAATACGAAGCAAACGGAACGCTCGTAACCGATCTTACCCGGGATGTGTCCACCAGGACAGGTTCTTCTTTGTTTGATGCCTATACGAAGCAAAGTTACCTGGACAATCTGTTGCGCGGAGGGTATCCGGTGTCTCTCTCAAAAGGGCCGGATGATTCCTTTATATATTATGTCTATTCACGTAAACACGGAGATCTTGAGCGGGACTATAATTTTTTCTCTGTTGCACCTGAATACTTCTCCCAGGGGAACGGCAACTTCAGGGATGTGAATCAAAATCGGAGAAACGATATCTTTTTCCATCCTGAGACGGGGGACCACAATATTAAGCTGTTCATGAACTTGATTCAGCCGGATGGGTATAATCCGCTTGTTGTAAAAGGTTCTCGCTTTGTCTTAAGCAAGCCTGGAGAGACCGGCTGGGTAAGGGAAATTTTTAATAACGAGGCGGATGCTTTTGCAATTGAACAAAAGCTAGCTTCATCTTATACTCCTGGCGATCTTTTTCAGACCATCCTGGATGAGAAGATGCCGATGGCCGTTTCCCTGCCAGAATTTTTGCAGGAGACCCTTGCAAGAAGCACCCAGCAGATTGAAGCGGAGTTTGGCGAAGGGTACTGGATTGACCATTGGACATACAATCTTGACTTGATAGAAAACTATCTGAAGGTGTATCCGGATAATAAAGAACATCTTCTGTTTGAAGATAACTCGTATATGTACTTCTCCAGCCGGGCGTTCGTCAATCCGCGGTCTGAAAAGGCTGTATTGGCTGATGGGAAAGTCCGCCAATACGGATCCGTTTCGGAAAATCATTCGCAAAGCGGCCCCCAATGGGTGATGACGAAAGACGGCGAAACGTATACGACCAACTTATTCAGCAAGCTTTTTTCGCTCGCATTGATCAAATTCTCCACGCTGGATCCATTCGGAATGGGAATTGAAATGGAAGCGAATAAGCCAGGCTGGAATGACTCCATGAATGGGCTGCCGGGAATGTTTGGTTCAGCGATGAGTGAAACGCTTGAACTGAAAAGGCTGCTGAAATTCATCATCAAGCAAAAGGACAGCCCGCAGAAACAGATCCAGCTTCCTGTTGAAGTCGCTGCTTTGCTGGATGGCGTCATGGATGCATTGGCTGAATTCAACAATAACGGCCTTACACAATTTGATTATTGGGACAAGACCTCGACAATTCGCGAAGCCTATCGGTATGAAGTGAAAGAAGGGTTCAGCGGTTCGGAACGAAGTGTGGACCTTCATGAACTGACATCGATTGCCGAAACGCTTCTTGAAAAAGTTGCAGAAGGAATCGAACAAGCGAAACAGCATGGAGATGGCTTGATTCCTACTTATTTCTCTTATGAGGCAGCTGATTGGGAAAAGGTTTTGGATGACAGCGGTGAAGGAAAACGCAACGCTGGCGGATATCCTGTTGTAAAGGTTAATTCATTTAACGTGGCTGTCCTGCCGCATTTCCTGGAAGGCCCGGCAAGGGAAATGAAGAGTGAACAAGGGAAAACTGCTGCGGCCATTTATCGAAGCGTCAAAGAATCAGAGATTTATGATGACAGGCTAAACATGTACAAAACATCCGCTTCCCTTGAAAGCCAATCAATTGAAATCGGCCGTGCAAGGGCATTTACGCCGGGATGGCTTGAACGGGAATCCGTGTTCATGCACATGGAGTTCAAGTACCTGCTCGGCATGCTGAAAGCGGGGCTTTACGATGAGTTTTTTGAAGACCTGGCCCATGCCCTTCCGCCATTTTTGGATCCGGGATCCTATGGAAGAAGCCCGCTTGAAAACTCTTCGTTTATCGCGAGCAGTGTGAATCCTGATCCGACTGTACACGGGCGCGGGTTCGTTGCGAGACTAAGCGGGACAACCTCTGAATTTTTAAGTATGTGGGTAACGATGATGGCAGGAAAGGAATTATTCAAGCTGGAAAACGGGTCCCTTACCCTTGAATTGCAGCCTATCTTGCCGGGATGGTTATTTGATGAGTCGGGCCGGGTTGAATTTCAGTTGTTAGGCACGATCCCCGTCACGTACCATAATCCTTCCGGAAAACATACATTCGGTGACGACGGAGTTAAGCCGGATCAATTTGTCATCCACTTCGAAGATGGAAAGACAGTAACCGAACACGACAAAATCAGGGAACCCTATTCACTGGCAATCCGAGATGGAAAAGCCAAAAAGATTGATGTGTATTTAAAATAA
- a CDS encoding 3-hydroxyacyl-CoA dehydrogenase yields MDYKNITVAGSGVLGSQIAFQTAFKGFDVSVYDISDEAIEKAKDRIRKLMPHYEEDLGASEEELDEAYNRMSFYSDLQEAVSDADLVIEAVPEVAKIKTEFYGKLGEAAPEKTVFATNSSTMLPSQFAEATGRPEKFTALHFANQIWTNNTAEVMGHPGTDKSVFDDVMEFAEAIGMVALPLYKEQPGYILNSLLVPFLEAGQKLLVNEVSDPQTIDKTWMIATGAPKGPFAILDIVGITTAYNISNAKAEATGSEEYAKVAAYLKREYIDKGKLGVETGEGFYTYPNPEYEDEDFLK; encoded by the coding sequence ATGGATTATAAAAACATCACTGTCGCCGGAAGCGGGGTGTTGGGAAGCCAGATTGCGTTCCAAACGGCTTTTAAAGGGTTCGATGTTTCTGTATATGACATCAGTGATGAAGCGATAGAGAAGGCAAAGGACAGGATCCGGAAGCTGATGCCGCATTATGAGGAGGATCTGGGAGCGTCCGAAGAAGAATTGGATGAGGCGTATAACCGGATGTCGTTCTACTCTGATTTACAGGAAGCGGTATCAGATGCTGACCTGGTGATCGAAGCCGTCCCGGAAGTGGCGAAAATCAAAACGGAATTCTACGGGAAATTGGGTGAAGCTGCACCTGAAAAGACGGTTTTTGCGACGAATTCATCGACGATGCTTCCAAGCCAGTTTGCTGAAGCGACAGGCCGGCCGGAAAAATTCACCGCGCTGCACTTCGCCAACCAAATATGGACGAACAATACCGCGGAAGTGATGGGCCATCCGGGAACGGATAAAAGCGTGTTCGATGATGTGATGGAATTTGCCGAAGCAATCGGGATGGTTGCTCTGCCATTGTACAAAGAACAGCCGGGCTATATCTTGAATTCGCTGTTAGTCCCCTTCCTTGAGGCCGGGCAAAAGCTGCTGGTGAACGAAGTGTCCGATCCGCAAACGATTGATAAGACGTGGATGATCGCAACAGGAGCGCCGAAAGGGCCGTTCGCCATTCTGGATATTGTCGGCATTACGACAGCATATAACATCTCGAACGCTAAGGCGGAAGCTACCGGAAGCGAGGAATACGCGAAGGTGGCTGCTTATTTAAAAAGGGAATATATTGATAAAGGAAAACTTGGAGTTGAGACAGGGGAAGGATTCTACACGTATCCGAACCCGGAGTATGAGGATGAAGATTTTCTGAAGTAA
- a CDS encoding polyprenyl synthetase family protein, whose translation MSNMNEHLRRNTDESYYMAEQEAVQYFNILHNQVREKTWIPLLTHDFQSWKQDRIHHPFLSLFSRGKGTPDSRGFYSYLRWLNHKGKLDHYLDRSISYIYMRDLGKALDSPKTQNRIRRIVESLKDYLTHSALAEGNEIEVFSMAGLYREAQKAGIESAMIWVVDKLKTVSDNIPDGMDADHAKRKLIKIIAGVLMHELEEMDNSEGISPEERSRRLDEAVRLGYSYGLTYPFIDDLLDADVLSDKEKGQFSKMIRTTLTTGSVPELGEWAGGNIHIVRYIHSELREAFEYIRAHQRPEKSKSFFEQAYIFFNAQEVDRMKDLSNEAYTDEELYEPVILKSASSRLVARSILGAPDDEGFDSRTFFYGIYNQLADDFTDMFDDMEAGSVTPYTYYMKYRDKRSDLINPFELYWTVISHLVHNVYHSDPKTREVILDRAINGLKRFKKRMGTVTYNEVMALFASGNPEFNRVIQKMVRKADDVDFFDKLLRDHILDIFKNERKEQEGFLHTIDTVRDEIEGMLNIRETEDDLPLKEPIIDAANYSLEGGGKRLRPIMTWIMGIEGYGLDRPAIVPLLRSLEYMHTASLIFDDLPSQDNASIRRGRPTLHCVHNTAIAELTGLFLTQKATEEQASLDQFDPKTVLNLIHYSARVTGLMCQGQAMDLNSKGKQLTLEQLNTLSFYKTGIAFEASLVMPAILANAGEAEMEALKTFAHHSGIAFQIKDDLLDVEGDVIVLGKPVGKDAENHSSTFVSILGEEAARKEMWEHYCLAVEALRDVPRNTSFFKQMLSYIVNRDY comes from the coding sequence ATGTCCAATATGAATGAACACCTGCGGAGAAATACCGATGAATCTTATTACATGGCCGAGCAAGAGGCTGTTCAATATTTTAATATACTCCACAACCAGGTCAGGGAAAAGACCTGGATTCCCCTCCTGACACATGATTTCCAATCGTGGAAACAGGACCGTATCCATCATCCTTTTCTCTCTCTTTTCTCGCGCGGGAAGGGAACGCCTGATTCCCGGGGCTTTTACAGTTATCTCAGATGGCTCAATCACAAAGGCAAGCTCGATCACTATCTGGATCGCAGCATCTCCTATATTTACATGCGCGACCTCGGCAAAGCCCTTGACTCGCCCAAAACGCAGAACAGGATCCGGCGCATTGTTGAAAGTTTGAAAGATTACCTGACGCATTCGGCCCTGGCGGAGGGAAATGAAATTGAGGTTTTCAGCATGGCCGGGTTGTACCGGGAGGCCCAGAAAGCAGGCATTGAATCGGCAATGATCTGGGTGGTCGATAAACTGAAGACGGTATCCGACAACATTCCGGATGGGATGGATGCAGACCACGCCAAGCGGAAGCTGATCAAAATCATCGCCGGTGTATTAATGCATGAGCTTGAAGAGATGGACAACAGCGAGGGGATTTCTCCTGAAGAGCGGTCACGGCGGCTTGATGAGGCTGTCAGGCTTGGGTACTCGTATGGGCTGACGTATCCTTTCATTGATGACCTTCTGGATGCAGATGTATTGTCTGATAAGGAGAAGGGGCAATTTTCCAAAATGATACGCACCACTCTCACAACAGGATCCGTACCGGAATTGGGGGAGTGGGCCGGGGGTAACATTCACATTGTCCGCTATATCCATTCGGAGCTCAGGGAGGCCTTTGAGTATATTAGAGCCCATCAGCGGCCGGAGAAGAGCAAGTCCTTTTTTGAGCAGGCCTATATCTTTTTTAATGCCCAGGAAGTTGACCGGATGAAGGACTTATCGAATGAGGCTTACACGGATGAGGAGCTTTATGAGCCGGTCATTTTGAAATCGGCTTCGTCCCGGTTGGTTGCCCGGTCGATCCTTGGCGCTCCAGATGATGAAGGATTTGACAGCAGGACATTTTTCTACGGGATATACAATCAGCTGGCGGACGATTTTACCGATATGTTTGATGACATGGAGGCTGGATCGGTTACGCCGTATACCTATTATATGAAATACCGGGATAAGCGCAGCGATCTCATCAATCCATTTGAACTGTACTGGACGGTCATTTCCCATCTGGTCCATAACGTGTATCACTCGGACCCAAAGACGCGCGAGGTGATTCTGGACCGGGCCATAAACGGCCTTAAGCGATTTAAAAAGCGGATGGGAACCGTCACATACAATGAAGTGATGGCGCTGTTCGCTTCAGGAAATCCCGAATTCAATCGTGTCATCCAAAAGATGGTGCGGAAAGCGGATGATGTGGATTTCTTTGATAAGCTGCTGCGGGACCATATCCTGGACATTTTTAAAAATGAGCGGAAGGAGCAGGAAGGCTTTTTACATACAATCGATACGGTGCGTGATGAGATCGAGGGAATGTTGAACATCCGGGAAACAGAGGATGATTTGCCGCTGAAAGAACCAATTATTGATGCGGCGAATTATAGTCTTGAAGGCGGGGGGAAGCGGCTGCGGCCGATTATGACCTGGATCATGGGCATTGAAGGATACGGATTGGATCGGCCGGCAATCGTGCCGCTGCTCAGGTCTTTGGAATATATGCATACCGCATCATTGATCTTCGATGATCTGCCGTCGCAGGACAATGCGTCCATCCGCAGGGGGCGCCCAACGCTGCATTGTGTCCATAACACTGCTATAGCAGAATTGACCGGCCTCTTCCTGACCCAGAAGGCAACTGAAGAACAGGCCTCCCTGGATCAGTTTGATCCGAAAACGGTCCTGAACCTGATTCATTATTCGGCCAGAGTTACAGGGCTCATGTGCCAGGGTCAGGCGATGGACCTTAATTCCAAAGGCAAGCAACTGACGCTGGAACAATTGAATACGCTGAGCTTCTATAAAACGGGCATCGCATTCGAAGCTTCCCTTGTTATGCCGGCCATTCTCGCCAATGCAGGGGAAGCGGAAATGGAAGCTTTGAAAACGTTCGCCCATCACAGCGGCATCGCATTTCAGATTAAGGATGACTTGCTTGATGTCGAAGGGGATGTCATTGTACTTGGAAAACCTGTCGGGAAGGATGCTGAAAACCATAGTTCGACCTTTGTATCGATCCTGGGGGAGGAAGCTGCCAGAAAAGAAATGTGGGAGCATTACTGCCTGGCGGTGGAAGCATTGCGAGATGTGCCCCGGAATACATCTTTTTTTAAGCAGATGTTGAGTTATATTGTGAACCGTGATTATTAA
- a CDS encoding TspO/MBR family protein — MNIFTVDGKIDKAKLAKSILIPVAGGMITGLIATKNSKRIYARLKKPDISPPSWVFPVVWTSLYTMMGTANYRVSMKEAPTSKANALYAIQLGLNYLWPFLFFRWKLRGTALADIAALLPAVAGTAYKYYQKDKTAGTFMIPYILWVAFALNLNQKIWKLNRP, encoded by the coding sequence ATGAACATTTTTACCGTAGACGGCAAGATAGATAAAGCCAAATTGGCCAAATCGATTCTCATTCCAGTTGCTGGCGGGATGATTACCGGGTTGATCGCCACCAAAAACAGCAAAAGGATTTACGCCAGGCTCAAGAAACCGGATATTTCCCCTCCTTCGTGGGTGTTTCCGGTTGTGTGGACGAGTTTGTATACGATGATGGGAACAGCAAACTACAGAGTTTCCATGAAAGAGGCACCCACCAGCAAAGCGAATGCTCTATATGCTATCCAGCTGGGGCTGAATTACCTCTGGCCATTCCTCTTTTTCAGATGGAAGCTGCGCGGAACGGCGCTGGCCGATATCGCTGCCCTCCTGCCCGCTGTCGCAGGCACTGCATATAAGTACTATCAGAAAGACAAAACCGCCGGCACCTTCATGATCCCTTATATTTTATGGGTCGCCTTTGCCCTAAATCTTAACCAGAAAATATGGAAGTTAAATAGACCATAA
- a CDS encoding TIGR00341 family protein has product MNTLHKIRKRKWSKMEVQLIEAYVPKKYFEKVNESLQEFPHESYWVSNETDDYTLIRILVKSTETEGILDYLENRVNVIDGFNVLLFPVQTFLTRQNGEQEEQEEKKKEPEDTNLLQRVSRQELLSVIQKSSKINLTYTLLVILSAVVVTVGFLRDSEAIVIGSMVIAPLLGPIISVAFAAILGNYRLIIQSLGTFAFAIGIIILISILFSMVLPVSIDTHEFTSRTHVNLLDIVLAFASGTAGALSILRRLPGSLVGVMVAAALLPPTVVLGTTIGDGMWREAYGSMLLLLVNVMSILLAAIIIFSLSGIQPIKWTEVQRANTSRRLSIVFVGIIVLLLAVAILVGEQVDLT; this is encoded by the coding sequence GTGAATACATTACATAAAATCCGGAAGCGGAAGTGGAGCAAAATGGAAGTCCAGCTGATCGAAGCGTATGTACCGAAAAAGTACTTTGAAAAAGTGAATGAATCCTTGCAGGAATTTCCCCATGAATCTTACTGGGTGTCGAATGAAACCGATGATTATACACTAATTCGAATTCTGGTGAAGTCGACCGAGACGGAAGGAATTCTTGATTATCTGGAAAATCGCGTCAATGTGATCGACGGGTTTAACGTTCTGCTTTTCCCTGTTCAGACTTTTCTCACCAGGCAGAACGGGGAACAGGAAGAGCAAGAGGAGAAGAAGAAGGAGCCTGAAGATACGAACTTGCTTCAGCGCGTGAGCAGGCAGGAATTGCTGTCGGTCATCCAAAAATCAAGCAAAATCAATCTGACTTACACATTGCTTGTCATCCTCTCAGCCGTTGTGGTGACTGTCGGTTTCCTCCGGGACAGTGAAGCGATCGTCATTGGCTCGATGGTGATAGCCCCTTTGCTCGGTCCGATCATATCCGTGGCCTTTGCCGCCATCCTCGGGAACTACAGGCTCATTATTCAATCACTGGGAACCTTTGCTTTTGCAATCGGCATCATCATCCTGATTTCCATCTTATTCAGCATGGTATTGCCTGTCTCCATTGATACACATGAATTCACATCCCGCACGCACGTGAACCTGCTCGATATTGTACTTGCCTTTGCATCAGGAACAGCCGGTGCCCTATCGATTCTGCGCAGGCTGCCCGGCTCGCTTGTCGGCGTCATGGTCGCTGCCGCCCTGCTCCCTCCCACCGTTGTACTAGGAACAACAATCGGCGACGGCATGTGGCGGGAAGCATACGGATCAATGCTTCTGCTGTTGGTGAACGTAATGTCGATTTTGCTTGCTGCCATTATTATCTTTTCTTTAAGCGGAATCCAGCCAATCAAATGGACAGAAGTGCAACGGGCGAATACATCAAGGAGACTGTCAATCGTTTTTGTCGGAATCATCGTCCTGCTGCTCGCGGTTGCGATTTTGGTAGGTGAGCAGGTGGATTTGACCTGA
- the qoxD gene encoding cytochrome aa3 quinol oxidase subunit IV yields the protein MKELFPLKQVMGFMFSLVLTVVALAVYFFNMPFAIGMTILLVTAFIQAGLQLIVFMHAGETDDKGAIYTNIYYALIIALVTIFGTLLAMVWDM from the coding sequence ATAAAAGAATTATTCCCGTTGAAACAAGTGATGGGCTTTATGTTTTCACTGGTGCTGACCGTTGTCGCCCTTGCCGTTTATTTCTTCAATATGCCGTTTGCCATCGGCATGACCATCCTGCTGGTGACAGCATTCATACAGGCCGGCCTGCAGCTCATCGTCTTCATGCACGCCGGTGAAACCGATGATAAAGGCGCCATCTATACGAACATTTATTATGCATTGATCATCGCGCTTGTCACCATCTTCGGAACATTGCTTGCGATGGTGTGGGATATGTAG
- the qoxC gene encoding cytochrome aa3 quinol oxidase subunit III → MKIDHSLPYEYQTEENQLKVLGFWIFLGAEIMLFATLFASYFTLADRTGTGPSGAEIFEITPVLIETVVLLTSSFTIGLAVHAMRINRKKAMLAFLGITLILGMAFLAVEIYEFVHYVHIGAGLQTSAFTSILLTTLGTHGAHVTFGLFWGLAIFIQVIKRGLTHETGNKAFIFSLYWHFLDVVWIFIFSFIYLKGMM, encoded by the coding sequence ATGAAAATCGATCACTCGCTTCCATATGAATATCAAACAGAAGAAAACCAGCTGAAAGTGTTAGGTTTTTGGATTTTCCTCGGTGCGGAAATCATGCTGTTTGCGACTCTTTTTGCATCGTATTTCACACTCGCCGACCGGACGGGCACAGGCCCTTCCGGCGCCGAGATTTTCGAAATCACACCGGTATTGATCGAAACGGTCGTCCTGCTGACAAGCAGCTTCACGATCGGCCTTGCCGTTCACGCCATGCGGATCAACCGCAAAAAAGCGATGCTCGCATTCCTGGGCATCACGCTAATTCTCGGCATGGCCTTCCTGGCCGTTGAAATCTATGAATTTGTTCACTATGTGCATATCGGAGCAGGATTGCAAACAAGTGCGTTCACTTCGATTTTGCTGACAACACTCGGAACGCACGGGGCCCACGTCACGTTCGGCCTGTTCTGGGGGCTCGCAATCTTCATACAGGTGATAAAACGGGGCTTGACGCACGAAACAGGCAATAAAGCGTTCATCTTCTCGCTTTACTGGCACTTTCTTGACGTCGTGTGGATCTTCATCTTCAGCTTCATCTACTTGAAAGGAATGATGTAA
- the qoxB gene encoding cytochrome aa3 quinol oxidase subunit I → MDFFDRFAVPHPSPAIYASMVAIGLTMIAIAAGLTYFKKWGYLWREWLTTVDHKRIGIMYLISALLMLFRGGADAIMMRAQLAVPDNKLLDAQHYNEIFSTHGVVMIMFMAMPFVIALMNFVVPLQIGARDVAFPRLNALSFWLFFFGAMLFNISFVIGGSPDAGWTSYFPLAGNDFSHSVGTNYYMIALQISGIGTLMTGINFITTILKMRAPGMTLMKMPMFTWSILITNVIIVFAFPVLTVALAMGTMDRLFATNFFTTANGGMDMLWANLFWVWGHPEVYILILPAFGIYSEIISTFARRNLYGYNTMVWSMVAISLLSFFVWVHHFFTMGQGALTNSIFSISTMLIAVPTGVKIFNWLFTLWKGKIEITTPMLYSLLFIPLFTIGGVTGVMLAMSAADYQYHNTMFLVAHFHMVIIPGVVFAMLAGLTYWWPKMFGFVLNEKIGKATAWLIAIGTLTAFMPMFFSGLDGQARRMYTYSAETGFGIWNMVSMAGAVVLAVAFAMIVYNIYYSTRYASRDIGADPWNARSLEWATHNPVPEYNFAITPKVSSDQTFWDAKKNGHKLFEGEYEDIHMPNNSGLPFIMSALFFVWGFSFVFALWIPVIVSTLAIFGTMAYRSFEQDHGHYISVEEINKSETKLRGAN, encoded by the coding sequence ATGGACTTTTTTGATCGATTTGCCGTCCCGCATCCGAGTCCGGCCATTTACGCATCAATGGTTGCGATCGGCCTTACGATGATCGCCATCGCCGCAGGGCTCACCTATTTTAAAAAATGGGGCTACCTGTGGCGCGAATGGCTGACAACCGTCGACCATAAACGGATTGGAATCATGTATTTGATTTCGGCATTGCTCATGCTGTTCCGCGGCGGTGCCGATGCAATCATGATGCGCGCGCAGCTTGCCGTCCCGGACAATAAACTGCTGGATGCCCAGCATTATAACGAAATTTTTTCCACGCACGGAGTTGTCATGATCATGTTCATGGCGATGCCGTTTGTCATCGCGCTGATGAACTTTGTCGTGCCGCTGCAAATCGGCGCACGCGACGTCGCGTTCCCGCGCTTGAATGCACTCAGCTTCTGGCTGTTCTTTTTCGGAGCCATGCTGTTCAATATTTCGTTTGTCATCGGTGGATCGCCTGATGCCGGCTGGACATCGTATTTTCCGCTTGCCGGGAATGATTTCAGCCACTCTGTCGGAACAAACTATTATATGATCGCCCTGCAAATCTCCGGCATCGGCACGCTGATGACAGGAATCAACTTCATCACGACCATCCTGAAAATGCGGGCGCCTGGCATGACACTGATGAAAATGCCGATGTTCACATGGTCCATCCTGATTACGAACGTCATTATCGTGTTCGCCTTCCCGGTCCTGACTGTCGCCCTTGCAATGGGCACGATGGACCGTCTGTTTGCGACGAACTTTTTCACAACAGCAAACGGCGGCATGGATATGCTGTGGGCCAACCTGTTCTGGGTATGGGGCCATCCTGAAGTGTATATCCTGATCCTGCCGGCATTCGGCATCTACAGCGAAATCATCTCGACGTTCGCCCGCCGGAACCTGTATGGTTACAACACAATGGTCTGGTCGATGGTCGCGATTTCCCTGCTGTCTTTCTTCGTCTGGGTCCACCACTTTTTCACAATGGGCCAGGGCGCTTTGACAAACAGCATCTTCTCTATCTCAACGATGCTGATCGCTGTTCCGACCGGGGTGAAAATTTTCAACTGGCTTTTCACCCTCTGGAAAGGGAAAATTGAAATCACGACACCGATGCTCTATTCCCTGCTGTTCATCCCGCTGTTTACGATCGGCGGCGTCACCGGTGTCATGCTGGCGATGTCAGCGGCCGATTACCAATACCATAATACGATGTTCCTGGTTGCCCACTTCCACATGGTGATCATCCCTGGCGTCGTATTCGCGATGCTTGCCGGCCTCACGTACTGGTGGCCAAAAATGTTCGGATTTGTTTTGAATGAAAAAATCGGCAAAGCGACAGCATGGCTGATTGCAATCGGCACACTGACCGCGTTCATGCCTATGTTCTTCTCCGGGCTTGACGGCCAGGCGCGCCGGATGTACACGTATTCGGCGGAAACCGGCTTCGGCATCTGGAACATGGTTTCAATGGCAGGCGCCGTCGTGCTTGCCGTTGCCTTTGCCATGATCGTCTATAACATTTACTACAGCACCCGTTACGCTTCAAGAGATATCGGTGCAGATCCATGGAATGCCCGTTCGCTTGAATGGGCTACCCACAATCCGGTGCCGGAATATAACTTTGCAATCACGCCAAAGGTCAGCTCAGACCAGACATTCTGGGACGCAAAGAAAAACGGCCATAAGCTTTTTGAAGGGGAATATGAGGACATCCACATGCCGAATAACAGCGGGCTTCCGTTCATCATGAGCGCCCTGTTCTTCGTCTGGGGCTTCTCGTTCGTATTCGCACTATGGATTCCAGTCATCGTGTCGACGCTTGCTATCTTCGGAACAATGGCATACCGGTCGTTTGAACAGGACCACGGCCATTACATCAGCGTCGAAGAAATCAACAAATCTGAAACGAAATTGCGGGGTGCGAACTAA